A single genomic interval of Pieris brassicae chromosome 14, ilPieBrab1.1, whole genome shotgun sequence harbors:
- the LOC123718150 gene encoding zinc finger protein 266-like isoform X2 has product MHSNEDVCPNGVCATCTNLAISAFQFRILVKHSQNAWSNCFNSINFIDGEHCPQSTYLIFNDNLTLQSIKHFNGDMKSFVKNFINKPKLYHEKPEKKERISRNGPNCACSDCGKEFHSPYYLNLHLKNSSLKEACWLCARMFGRGGEMKSHLQSVHKIEMIVCNDCPLLFKNEADAEAHIRKCHSGNAYTCIDCGSTFSKRASLGHHSQMHAVRTCRLCDAQFANRGCYRYHRSKCEPNAKPDLKTLPRNKRSNVRDPARFICDYCKKIYPTRPQLQNHIIWIHMDKRPHQCQWCGKRFYTSARLSEHSVVHTRERKFACDICGMKLVSKMAVVYHRRRHTGEKPYECEDCGECFISSSRRSDHVKRKHGKGLKLECGFCKTAFVRNHELQKHIKKMHWLDESDMNNEALKLKS; this is encoded by the coding sequence ATGCACTCCAATGAAGATGTATGCCCAAATGGTGTCTGCGCAACCTGCACGAATCTAGCAATATCTGCTTTCCAATTTCGAATATTGGTCAAACACTCCCAAAATGCTTGGAGCAATTGCTTCAATTCTATCAACTTTATTGACGGTGAACACTGCCCGCAGTCAACATATCTCATATTTAACGACAACCTCACCTTGCAAAGTATCAAACACTTCAACGGTGACATGAAGAGTTTCgtcaaaaatttcataaataaaccaaaactGTACCATGAGAAACCGGAGAAAAAAGAGAGGATATCAAGGAATGGCCCGAATTGTGCATGCAGCGATTGTGGGAAGGAGTTTCACAGTccgtattatttaaatttacatttaaaaaacagcAGTCTCAAAGAAGCGTGTTGGCTCTGTGCGAGGATGTTTGGAAGGGGCGGTGAGATGAAGTCCCATTTGCAGAGCGTGCACAAGATCGAAATGATTGTGTGTAATGATTGCCCTTTACTTTTCAAAAATGAGGCAGACGCAGAGGCGCACATTAGAAAATGCCACTCGGGGAATGCGTATACATGTATTGACTGTGGGAGTACGTTCAGCAAACGCGCCTCCCTGGGCCATCATAGCCAGATGCACGCTGTACGGACATGTAGATTATGCGACGCACAGTTCGCCAATAGAGGCTGCTATAGATACCACAGATCCAAATGCGAACCGAACGCTAAACCTGACCTAAAAACCCTACCACGGAACAAGCGCTCGAATGTTCGCGATCCAGCGAGGTTTATTTGCGATTACTGTAAGAAAATCTACCCAACACGGCCCCAGCTCCAGAATCACATAATTTGGATTCATATGGACAAAAGGCCGCATCAGTGTCAGTGGTGTGGTAAAAGGTTTTATACGTCCGCTCGTCTTTCGGAACATAGTGTCGTTCACACGCGGGAGAGGAAATTCGCCTGTGACATTTGCGGCATGAAACTTGTATCCAAGATGGCCGTCGTGTACCATAGACGACGCCATACAGGTGAGAAGCCGTACGAGTGTGAGGATTGTGGGGAGTGTTTTATATCTTCGTCGAGAAGATCAGATCACGTTAAACGGAAGCATGGGAAGGGGTTGAAGCTGGAGTGTGGGTTTTGCAAGACTGCTTTCGTAAGGAATCATGAACTACAGAAGCATATTAAGAAAATGCACTGGTTGGATGAGAGTGATATGAACAATGAAGCGCTGAAATTAAAGTCTTAG